One Azoarcus sp. DN11 DNA segment encodes these proteins:
- a CDS encoding FAD-dependent oxidoreductase: MTKNFDFVVVGGGLAGATAVETLRTEGAKGSILLLAAEPHLPYHRPPLSKSALTAEQAPPPTLVLSKDQYRELGVELLLGTPVSAIDPAGQMVHTRPGADIHYKRLLIATGASPRRLSLPGAALPGVFYLRSLEDAEAIRGGAQTARRAVVIGGSFIGLEAAASLRQKGIEVTLLERSELLGKLHMPEVSAFFRRGFAKHGVEVIVGDSPAAIRGKTAVEAVVTQGGRTVACDMVVIGAGVAPETGFLEGSGIAVDNGIVVDRFLRTSQPGVFAAGDVANFFDPIFSRQRRVEHWDNAIRQGRIAARNMLDQRVSYDEVTYFYSEMFDLSFNLLGQFEAGDEKIERGSLQSRSFASFFLRHDVPRALFSFGRPTEEMKVTELLIKNRVNLKSSRARLSDPDYTLCHIPNQTIYILQGGGAFGAFECGAVRALEESDVRPDVVAGVSIGAFNGAIIAGNPDHAAAALTAFWNDLATATPALPDENLRRQIACGQIALFGVPQFFQPRWFLPMLSPEQLPNRWFSLYDTAPAVKLLEKYVDFSKLRSSPTRLMVSAVDVQTSELVVFDSYVDDLTPAHIIASGSLPLGFPWTTIDGKHYWDGGIVSNSPLDLVVQRCGSAGKRVFIIDLFPGKRNAMPANLVEAMARQSEILYCERVRSDLSTRELVNDFRRLVDEIVAELPAATAERIRHRPRFIALMGEDAPMTITRIIREDSEDEPSSKDYDFSRLTIDQLIESGYGMTRKALGL, encoded by the coding sequence ATGACAAAGAACTTTGATTTCGTCGTCGTCGGCGGTGGCCTGGCCGGCGCCACCGCGGTGGAAACCTTGCGGACCGAAGGCGCGAAGGGAAGCATCCTCCTGCTCGCCGCCGAGCCGCATCTCCCCTACCACCGGCCACCGCTGTCGAAGAGCGCCCTCACGGCCGAGCAGGCGCCGCCGCCCACGCTGGTGCTCAGCAAGGACCAATACCGCGAGCTGGGAGTCGAACTGCTTCTCGGCACCCCCGTTTCCGCCATCGATCCCGCGGGGCAGATGGTCCACACCCGGCCGGGCGCGGATATCCACTACAAGCGCCTGCTCATCGCCACCGGGGCATCACCGAGGCGCCTGTCGCTGCCCGGGGCGGCGCTGCCCGGCGTTTTTTATCTGCGCTCGCTGGAGGATGCCGAAGCGATCCGTGGGGGTGCGCAAACGGCGAGGCGGGCCGTCGTGATCGGCGGCAGCTTCATCGGCCTGGAGGCCGCGGCTTCGCTACGGCAAAAGGGTATCGAGGTTACGCTGCTCGAACGCAGCGAATTGCTCGGGAAGCTCCACATGCCGGAGGTTTCCGCCTTCTTCCGGCGCGGCTTTGCCAAGCACGGGGTTGAAGTCATCGTCGGCGATAGCCCGGCGGCAATCCGCGGTAAAACGGCGGTCGAGGCCGTGGTGACGCAGGGCGGCAGAACGGTCGCCTGCGACATGGTGGTCATCGGCGCAGGCGTGGCGCCGGAAACCGGCTTCCTCGAGGGCAGCGGCATCGCGGTAGACAACGGCATCGTCGTCGATCGCTTCCTGCGGACAAGCCAGCCCGGGGTCTTTGCTGCCGGCGACGTGGCCAATTTTTTCGACCCCATCTTCAGCCGTCAGCGCCGCGTCGAACATTGGGACAACGCTATCCGGCAGGGCCGCATCGCGGCCCGCAACATGCTTGACCAGCGCGTGTCTTACGACGAAGTCACCTATTTCTACAGCGAGATGTTCGATCTGAGCTTCAACCTGCTCGGTCAATTCGAAGCCGGCGATGAAAAGATCGAGCGCGGATCGCTGCAGTCCAGATCCTTCGCGTCCTTCTTCCTGCGGCACGACGTGCCGCGCGCGCTGTTCTCGTTCGGGCGGCCGACGGAAGAGATGAAGGTGACGGAGCTGCTCATCAAAAACCGGGTGAACCTCAAGTCCAGCAGGGCACGCCTGTCCGATCCGGACTACACGCTGTGCCACATCCCCAACCAGACCATCTACATCCTGCAGGGCGGCGGCGCCTTCGGCGCATTTGAGTGCGGCGCAGTTCGGGCGCTGGAGGAGTCCGACGTCCGTCCGGATGTGGTCGCCGGCGTGTCGATCGGCGCGTTCAATGGCGCCATCATCGCCGGCAATCCCGACCACGCCGCGGCAGCGCTGACTGCCTTCTGGAATGACCTGGCCACCGCCACGCCGGCCCTGCCGGACGAAAATCTGCGGCGGCAGATCGCCTGCGGGCAGATCGCGCTGTTCGGGGTGCCCCAATTTTTCCAGCCGCGCTGGTTCCTGCCGATGCTCAGCCCGGAGCAGTTGCCGAACCGCTGGTTCAGCCTCTACGACACCGCGCCGGCCGTCAAGCTGCTCGAAAAGTACGTCGACTTCAGCAAGCTCAGGTCCAGCCCGACCCGGCTCATGGTGAGTGCGGTCGACGTGCAGACCAGCGAACTCGTCGTTTTCGACAGTTACGTGGACGACCTGACGCCCGCGCACATCATCGCCAGCGGCAGTCTGCCGCTCGGCTTCCCGTGGACGACGATCGACGGCAAGCATTACTGGGATGGCGGCATCGTGAGCAACTCGCCGCTGGACCTGGTGGTGCAACGTTGCGGCTCCGCCGGCAAGCGCGTCTTCATCATCGACCTGTTTCCCGGCAAGCGGAATGCCATGCCCGCCAACCTGGTGGAAGCCATGGCCAGGCAGAGCGAGATCCTTTACTGCGAACGCGTTCGCAGCGATTTGAGCACCCGCGAACTGGTGAACGATTTCCGCAGGCTGGTCGATGAAATCGTCGCCGAACTGCCGGCCGCCACCGCCGAGCGCATCCGCCATCGCCCGCGCTTCATTGCGTTGATGGGCGAGGACGCCCCGATGACGATCACCCGCATCATCCGCGAAGACAGCGAAGACGAGCCGTCGTCGAAGGATTACGACTTCTCGCGGCTGACCATCGACCAGCTGATCGAGTCGGGCTACGGCATGACTCGCAAGGCCCTGGGGCTGTGA
- a CDS encoding NADPH-dependent FMN reductase: MRKYKVGYFVGSLSSTSINRLLAKALVRLAPPELELTEIPIRDLPLYSQDYDADYPPVARAFKKAIAGVDGVLFVTPEFNRSIPGGLKNAIDWASRPWGQNSFARKPSGVIGTSPGSIGTAVAQQSLRGVLCFCNSPLMNTVEAYIQFKPGLITEDGQVTDNSTAEFLRNYMNELHAFIVRVLTVLPRDA, from the coding sequence ATGAGAAAGTACAAGGTCGGGTATTTCGTTGGCAGCCTCTCGAGCACGTCGATCAATCGCCTGCTGGCGAAGGCGCTGGTAAGGCTCGCCCCGCCGGAACTCGAATTGACCGAAATACCGATCCGGGACTTGCCGCTGTACAGCCAGGACTACGATGCGGACTATCCTCCTGTCGCGCGCGCTTTCAAAAAGGCCATCGCCGGTGTCGACGGGGTGCTCTTTGTCACGCCCGAATTCAACCGCTCCATTCCCGGCGGACTGAAGAACGCCATCGACTGGGCGAGCCGGCCGTGGGGCCAGAACTCCTTCGCCCGCAAGCCTTCGGGGGTGATCGGTACGTCGCCCGGATCGATCGGCACTGCAGTCGCGCAGCAGAGCCTGCGGGGCGTGCTGTGTTTCTGCAACTCACCGCTGATGAATACGGTCGAGGCGTACATCCAGTTCAAGCCCGGGCTCATCACCGAAGACGGACAGGTCACCGACAACTCGACCGCCGAGTTCCTGCGCAACTACATGAACGAGTTGCACGCGTTCATCGTACGGGTGCTGACCGTGTTGCCGCGGGACGCTTGA
- a CDS encoding amidohydrolase — translation MKRKSAEDGAARAGLPGPSGALLARLEGIYQDIHANPELSMQEHRTAGIVASWLRERGYEVTEAVGATGVVGLLRNGEGPTVLMRADMDALPIAESTGLPYASRKTGTDRFGQPTAIAHSCGHDMHVAWLMGASEILASNREAWRGTAMVVFQPGEETGQGARAMIEDGMIRRFPKPDVTLAQHVMPLSAGRIGWRTGTMLSAGDSWEVTLFGRGAHGSMPQKSVDPVVMAASAVMRLQTVVSREVAMTDSAVVSVCTLRAGMNENVIPDQALLRLNIRTFKDEVRTRVLAVVRRILEAEAAASGAPRPPEFSVLSEFPLTRNDEDATRKVVAALEQHFGGDRIAEISPASASEDFGLFGTAWNVPTVFWVIGGIDPALYEEARKAGRLDELPANHAPNFAPVLDPTLRTGIEAMLAAAGAWICPPTDTAANRAH, via the coding sequence ATGAAACGGAAGAGCGCGGAAGACGGGGCGGCGCGGGCAGGTCTGCCGGGCCCGTCCGGAGCGTTGCTCGCGCGCCTCGAAGGCATCTACCAGGACATCCACGCGAATCCCGAGCTGTCGATGCAGGAGCATCGCACTGCCGGCATCGTCGCATCCTGGCTGCGCGAGCGCGGGTACGAGGTGACCGAAGCGGTCGGCGCGACCGGTGTCGTGGGCTTGCTGCGCAATGGCGAAGGGCCGACCGTGCTGATGCGCGCCGACATGGATGCGCTGCCAATCGCGGAAAGCACCGGCCTGCCCTATGCCAGCCGGAAGACCGGCACGGACAGGTTCGGGCAGCCGACCGCGATTGCGCATTCCTGCGGGCACGACATGCACGTCGCGTGGCTGATGGGCGCGAGCGAGATCCTGGCGAGTAACCGCGAAGCGTGGCGCGGCACGGCGATGGTGGTGTTCCAGCCGGGCGAGGAAACCGGCCAGGGTGCGCGCGCGATGATCGAGGACGGGATGATCAGACGCTTCCCCAAGCCCGACGTCACGCTGGCCCAGCACGTGATGCCGCTCTCGGCCGGCCGGATCGGCTGGCGCACCGGAACGATGCTGTCGGCCGGCGATAGCTGGGAAGTGACGCTGTTCGGCCGCGGCGCTCATGGCTCGATGCCGCAGAAGAGCGTCGATCCGGTAGTGATGGCCGCGTCGGCGGTGATGCGCCTGCAGACCGTCGTGTCGCGCGAAGTCGCGATGACCGATTCGGCCGTGGTGAGCGTCTGCACGCTGCGGGCGGGCATGAACGAGAACGTGATCCCCGATCAGGCGCTGCTCCGTCTCAACATCCGCACCTTCAAGGATGAAGTGCGGACCCGGGTGCTCGCGGTCGTCAGGCGCATCCTGGAAGCGGAGGCGGCCGCGTCGGGGGCGCCGAGGCCGCCGGAGTTCTCCGTGCTGAGCGAGTTTCCCCTCACCCGCAATGACGAAGACGCGACACGGAAAGTCGTTGCCGCGCTCGAACAGCACTTCGGCGGCGACCGGATTGCGGAGATTTCGCCCGCGAGCGCGAGCGAGGACTTCGGGCTGTTCGGCACGGCGTGGAACGTTCCGACCGTATTCTGGGTGATCGGCGGCATCGACCCGGCGCTTTACGAGGAGGCGCGCAAGGCCGGCAGGCTGGACGAGTTGCCGGCCAACCATGCACCGAATTTCGCGCCGGTGCTCGACCCGACGCTGCGCACCGGTATCGAAGCCATGCTGGCCGCCGCCGGCGCCTGGATCTGCCCGCCGACCGATACGGCCGCCAACCGGGCGCACTGA
- a CDS encoding trimeric intracellular cation channel family protein: MSTVLLPDLVKLLDWVGTLAFAFSGGLLGARKGFDLFGVLFLSFVVAVGGGMVRDVLIGAVPPVAITEIHYFLIAIGGGLITFYWYPRVVSLERPIVLCDAVGLGLFTVIGTQKAIEYGIHPLMAALLGMMTGIGGGMTRDVLAGEPPFVLRSELYAVAALAGGAIVSAGYAIGAARAYSLLLGAGACIFLRLMAIYRGWRVPVARHRIDPGSPGGR; the protein is encoded by the coding sequence ATGAGTACGGTGCTGCTACCGGATCTGGTGAAACTGCTCGACTGGGTGGGCACACTGGCGTTCGCCTTCAGCGGCGGCCTGCTGGGAGCGAGAAAGGGATTCGACCTGTTCGGCGTGCTCTTCCTGTCCTTCGTCGTCGCGGTCGGCGGCGGCATGGTGCGCGATGTGCTGATCGGCGCCGTGCCGCCGGTGGCGATCACGGAAATCCACTACTTCCTGATCGCGATCGGCGGTGGCCTGATCACCTTCTACTGGTATCCCAGGGTGGTTTCGCTCGAACGCCCCATCGTGCTCTGCGACGCCGTCGGCCTCGGCCTGTTCACGGTCATCGGCACGCAGAAGGCGATCGAGTACGGCATCCATCCGCTCATGGCCGCCCTGCTGGGGATGATGACCGGGATAGGCGGGGGGATGACACGCGACGTTCTCGCCGGAGAGCCCCCCTTCGTGCTGCGCAGCGAGCTGTATGCGGTGGCGGCGCTGGCAGGTGGCGCGATCGTGTCCGCGGGGTACGCAATCGGCGCTGCGCGCGCGTATTCGCTGCTGCTCGGCGCCGGTGCGTGCATCTTCCTGCGCCTGATGGCGATCTATCGCGGCTGGCGGGTTCCGGTCGCACGTCATCGCATCGATCCGGGCAGCCCGGGCGGCCGGTGA